The following are encoded together in the Parabacteroides chongii genome:
- a CDS encoding MFS transporter yields the protein MKQTLKENGGLPASILWTLSIVAGISVANLYYNQPLLNMIRRDLDVSEFTTNLIAMVTQIGYALGLLFVVPLGDMYKRKKIIITNFSLLVLSLLSIAVTPNIHIILVASLVTGVCSVIPQIFIPIAALYSKPENKGRNVGLVVSGLLSGILVSRVISGLVGELFGWREMYYIAAGLMVVCGIVVITVLPDIRPTFKGKYTELMKSLLSLVKEFPALRIYAIRSGLAFGSFLAMWSCLAFKMGQAPFFANSDVVGMLGLCGVAGAMSASLVGKYVKKVGVRCFNFWGCGLILFAWLLLYYGGSFYISIIAGIIIIDIGMQCIQLSNQSSIFELCPAASNRVNTIFMTTYFVGGSLGTFLSGTAWQLFGWAGTACVGVLLCCVSLSVTLLSKRKI from the coding sequence ATGAAACAGACATTGAAAGAAAACGGAGGTCTGCCTGCTTCGATCCTCTGGACATTATCTATCGTGGCCGGCATATCGGTAGCCAATCTTTATTATAATCAACCGCTCTTAAATATGATACGGCGTGATCTCGACGTATCCGAATTTACAACCAATCTGATCGCGATGGTTACCCAGATCGGTTATGCGCTGGGATTGTTGTTTGTCGTACCGCTGGGAGATATGTACAAACGTAAAAAGATCATTATTACCAATTTTTCTCTTTTGGTACTCTCCCTGTTAAGCATCGCCGTCACTCCCAATATTCATATAATTTTGGTCGCTTCACTGGTCACGGGTGTTTGTTCCGTCATACCGCAAATATTCATTCCTATCGCCGCTCTCTATTCCAAACCGGAAAATAAAGGGCGCAATGTCGGGTTGGTCGTTTCGGGTCTGTTATCCGGAATACTGGTATCACGGGTGATCAGCGGACTGGTTGGAGAACTGTTCGGCTGGCGTGAAATGTACTATATTGCAGCCGGATTAATGGTCGTTTGCGGTATTGTCGTGATCACCGTATTGCCGGATATACGTCCGACATTCAAAGGAAAATATACTGAACTGATGAAATCGCTGCTTTCTCTTGTGAAAGAGTTTCCGGCATTACGCATTTACGCGATTCGGTCAGGGCTGGCTTTCGGTTCTTTCCTCGCTATGTGGTCATGTCTGGCATTCAAGATGGGGCAAGCGCCTTTCTTTGCCAATAGCGATGTGGTCGGTATGCTGGGACTTTGCGGAGTTGCAGGGGCCATGTCGGCATCACTTGTCGGGAAGTATGTCAAAAAAGTAGGTGTCAGATGCTTTAACTTCTGGGGATGCGGACTTATTTTGTTTGCCTGGTTGTTACTCTATTACGGTGGAAGTTTTTATATTTCCATCATAGCAGGTATAATTATTATCGATATTGGCATGCAATGCATCCAGCTCAGCAACCAATCGAGTATTTTCGAATTATGTCCGGCTGCTTCGAACCGGGTAAATACCATATTCATGACCACTTATTTTGTAGGCGGATCACTGGGAACCTTTCTTTCCGGAACTGCCTGGCAATTGTTTGGTTGGGCTGGTACAGCCTGTGTGGGTGTCTTGCTCTGCTGTGTTTCCCTGTCTGTTACTCTGCTGTCAAAAAGGAAAATATAA
- a CDS encoding alpha-galactosidase, translating into MRNKLFLLICLVILSISLRASDENVIPITTENTSLIFKVGDNGRLYQSYLGQKLRFDSDIDQLPMGKEAYITHGMEDYFEPAIRVLHNDGNPSLLLKYVSSDSRELQPGVTETVIKLKDDVYPVIVDLYFIAYAKENIIKTYTEISHQEKKPVTLYNYASSMLHLNGDKYFLTEFAGDWAHEVNMTEQQLSFGKKVLDTKLGSRANMFNSPFFLLALDEKAEENEGEVLFGTIGWTGNFRFTFEVDNLNNLRILSGINNYASEYSLKPKEVFRTPEFIFTFSAEGKGKASRDFHKWARKYQVKDGDKPRLTLLNNWEATYFDFNEDKLVDIMDEAKSLGVDMFLLDDGWFANKYPRSSDRQGLGDWDETADKLPNGIGKLVKEATDKGIKFGLWIEPEMVNPKSELYEKHKDWVIHLPNREEYYFRNQLVLDLSNPKVQDYVFGIVDNLMTKYPGIAYFKWDCNSPITNIYSPYLKDQQSHLYIEHVRGLYNVLERVKAKYPKLPMMLCSGGGGRTDYEGLKYFTEFWPSDNTDPIERIFIQWGYSHFFPSKTMAAHVTSWNKGASVKFRTDVAMMGKLGFDIRIHDMTPAEQEYCKGAVKNFNRLNKEILEGDLYRLVSPYEGNHSAVMYVNEAVDKAVLFAFDIHPRYAENLQPVRLRGLNPDAQYEIKEINLLPGTKSILKCNGKTYSGEYLMKVGIPVFSGRQLASRVIEISKK; encoded by the coding sequence ATGAGAAACAAATTATTTCTTTTAATCTGTTTGGTGATTCTGTCTATATCGCTGAGAGCCAGTGATGAAAACGTTATCCCTATAACAACGGAAAATACCAGCCTGATTTTTAAGGTCGGTGATAACGGTCGTTTATACCAGTCGTATCTGGGGCAAAAGCTTCGTTTTGACAGCGATATCGATCAGTTACCGATGGGTAAGGAAGCCTATATTACGCATGGAATGGAAGATTATTTCGAACCGGCTATCCGTGTTTTGCATAATGACGGTAATCCTTCGCTGCTTCTGAAGTATGTTTCTTCCGACAGCAGGGAGCTGCAACCGGGAGTTACAGAAACTGTCATCAAGCTGAAAGATGATGTGTATCCCGTCATAGTAGACCTTTATTTTATTGCGTATGCCAAAGAGAACATAATCAAGACCTATACCGAAATATCCCATCAGGAGAAAAAGCCGGTTACACTCTATAATTATGCTTCTTCCATGCTGCATCTGAACGGTGACAAGTATTTTCTGACAGAATTTGCAGGTGACTGGGCACACGAAGTCAATATGACCGAGCAACAGCTTTCATTCGGCAAAAAGGTACTGGATACAAAGTTGGGAAGCCGTGCAAACATGTTCAATTCCCCTTTCTTTTTGCTGGCATTGGACGAGAAAGCAGAAGAGAATGAAGGTGAAGTCCTTTTCGGAACAATCGGCTGGACAGGAAACTTCCGGTTTACCTTCGAAGTCGACAACCTGAATAATCTGCGTATCCTTTCAGGCATAAATAACTATGCATCAGAATATTCCCTGAAGCCTAAAGAGGTGTTCCGGACTCCTGAATTCATCTTTACTTTCAGTGCGGAAGGAAAAGGGAAAGCCAGTCGCGATTTTCATAAATGGGCTCGTAAATACCAGGTAAAAGACGGTGATAAGCCGCGCCTGACCTTGTTGAATAACTGGGAAGCTACTTATTTCGACTTCAATGAAGACAAACTGGTCGATATTATGGACGAAGCGAAATCACTCGGAGTCGATATGTTCCTGCTGGATGACGGATGGTTTGCCAATAAATATCCGCGTAGCAGTGATCGCCAGGGTCTGGGAGACTGGGATGAAACAGCAGACAAGCTGCCCAACGGCATTGGCAAACTGGTGAAAGAAGCTACTGACAAAGGTATAAAATTCGGCCTGTGGATCGAACCGGAAATGGTGAATCCGAAGAGCGAACTGTATGAAAAACATAAAGACTGGGTAATCCATCTACCGAACAGGGAGGAATATTATTTCAGAAATCAATTGGTATTGGATCTCAGCAATCCGAAAGTTCAGGATTATGTATTCGGAATCGTGGATAACCTGATGACGAAGTATCCGGGTATCGCTTATTTTAAATGGGATTGCAACAGTCCGATTACCAACATTTATTCACCTTATTTGAAGGACCAGCAATCCCACTTGTATATTGAACATGTGAGAGGATTGTATAATGTATTGGAACGGGTAAAGGCGAAATATCCGAAGCTTCCGATGATGCTTTGTTCGGGTGGCGGCGGACGTACGGATTACGAAGGATTGAAATACTTCACCGAGTTTTGGCCGAGTGACAACACGGATCCTATCGAACGTATTTTCATCCAGTGGGGATATTCCCATTTCTTCCCATCAAAGACAATGGCGGCACATGTAACAAGCTGGAACAAAGGCGCCAGTGTGAAATTCCGTACAGATGTAGCCATGATGGGTAAGTTGGGCTTTGACATCCGTATCCATGATATGACTCCGGCAGAGCAGGAATATTGCAAGGGGGCAGTGAAGAACTTCAACCGATTGAATAAAGAGATCTTGGAAGGGGATCTGTACCGTCTGGTGTCTCCTTATGAGGGAAATCATTCAGCCGTAATGTATGTAAATGAGGCGGTAGACAAAGCGGTTCTTTTTGCTTTCGATATCCATCCCCGATATGCGGAAAACCTGCAGCCGGTACGTTTGCGAGGGTTGAATCCGGATGCTCAGTACGAGATAAAGGAAATCAATTTACTACCGGGTACCAAATCGATATTGAAATGCAATGGAAAGACATACTCCGGTGAATATCTGATGAAAGTCGGAATCCCGGTATTTTCGGGCAGACAACTTGCCAGCCGGGTTATTGAAATCTCTAAAAAATAA
- a CDS encoding MgtC/SapB family protein — MLEHLNEILENTTITPSTAAVKLLVSFFLGAIIGIERQFRRREAGMRTFTLICMGSAAAMLISIWIPQCYPNFLNGDPGRIAAQVLTGIGFLGAGAIMQSHGSIHGLTTAACIWVVAVIGLAVGAGMYIPALIGTGLTLVILISLEKLEKRMFLNGVNKILTIICTTATPDLKAVRKILESKNIYIVSVSFESIFEQNKAIITYKVNVKAQSSYMNLFSEIRTLGYVSQIRLMA; from the coding sequence ATGCTTGAACACCTCAATGAAATATTGGAAAATACAACTATAACACCCTCTACGGCAGCAGTCAAACTGCTTGTCAGTTTCTTTTTGGGTGCTATTATCGGTATAGAACGCCAATTCCGCCGTCGTGAAGCCGGAATGCGCACATTTACACTGATCTGCATGGGATCGGCTGCAGCCATGCTTATTTCTATTTGGATACCGCAATGTTATCCGAACTTTCTGAATGGAGACCCTGGACGTATTGCGGCACAGGTACTTACCGGTATCGGTTTCCTTGGTGCGGGAGCGATCATGCAAAGTCACGGAAGTATTCACGGATTGACAACCGCCGCCTGTATCTGGGTGGTAGCCGTGATCGGCCTGGCTGTGGGAGCGGGGATGTACATACCTGCATTGATAGGAACAGGGCTTACCCTGGTTATCCTGATCAGTCTTGAAAAGCTTGAAAAAAGAATGTTCCTGAACGGAGTGAATAAGATCCTGACCATTATCTGTACGACAGCAACCCCTGATTTGAAAGCTGTCCGCAAGATATTGGAGTCGAAGAATATTTATATTGTCAGTGTTTCGTTCGAATCGATTTTTGAGCAGAATAAAGCGATTATCACCTATAAAGTGAATGTCAAGGCTCAGTCTTCTTATATGAATTTATTCAGCGAAATAAGGACATTAGGGTATGTTTCTCAAATAAGATTGATGGCCTAA
- a CDS encoding Dabb family protein, translating into MVRHIVMFKLTEFASPADKQAKMQEIKTGLEALIDKIDVLRMIRVDFNINPEETWDIILTTELDSLEDVKTYANHPEHVAVSKGIIGPVKADRACVDYEF; encoded by the coding sequence ATGGTAAGACACATTGTAATGTTTAAACTGACGGAGTTTGCATCTCCAGCCGACAAACAGGCAAAAATGCAGGAAATCAAAACGGGACTGGAAGCTTTGATCGATAAGATCGATGTATTGCGTATGATCCGTGTCGATTTCAATATCAATCCGGAAGAAACATGGGATATTATCCTGACAACAGAACTCGATTCGCTCGAAGATGTAAAAACATATGCTAATCATCCTGAACACGTAGCTGTGTCGAAAGGTATTATCGGCCCGGTAAAAGCCGACAGGGCATGTGTTGACTACGAATTCTAA
- a CDS encoding C-GCAxxG-C-C family protein, which translates to MKEFDIEERVRLAVQNFESGYNCAQSVFLAYSDVFELNLDMAKKMSVSFGGGVGRMREVCGTVSAMAMLAGFKYPVLDQSDQEARTKNYGMVQKMSELFKAEHETIICRSLLPAAEASQTTPAPSARTAEYYAKRPCSKYVETAARIAGRMLKNE; encoded by the coding sequence ATGAAGGAATTTGACATTGAAGAACGTGTAAGACTTGCCGTTCAGAATTTTGAATCGGGGTATAACTGTGCGCAGTCTGTATTCCTGGCTTATTCAGATGTATTCGAACTGAATCTGGATATGGCAAAGAAAATGTCCGTATCGTTCGGTGGCGGTGTAGGCCGGATGCGGGAAGTGTGCGGAACCGTCAGTGCTATGGCTATGCTCGCAGGATTCAAATATCCGGTACTGGATCAGAGTGACCAGGAAGCCCGGACAAAGAATTATGGAATGGTGCAGAAAATGTCTGAATTGTTTAAGGCAGAGCATGAAACAATCATCTGTCGCAGTCTTTTGCCTGCTGCGGAAGCCAGCCAGACCACTCCTGCCCCTTCTGCAAGAACAGCCGAATATTATGCCAAGCGTCCTTGCAGTAAATATGTGGAAACAGCTGCTCGTATAGCTGGCCGGATGCTGAAAAACGAATAA
- the serB gene encoding phosphoserine phosphatase SerB has product MGQKDEIILLNINGADRPGVTAALTEILAKNNAAILDIGQADIHNNLSLGILFQSCEGNSGDILKELLFKSYELDVNVRFNPITEQDYRKWVDMQGKNRYIITILGRKLTARQIAGVTRIVADQGMNIDDIKRLTGRIPLDEDARTPKASVEFSVRGTPCDKELMKAEFMKLSAEQVMDISFQEDSMYRRMRRLICFDMDSTLIETEVIDELAVRAGVGDQVKAITESAMRGEIDFSESFRQRCSLLKGLDVSVMQEIAENLPITEGVDRLMRILKKVGFKIAILSGGFTYFGNYLKQKYNIDYVYANELEVENGKLTGRYVGDIVDGKRKAELLRLIAQVENVDIRQTVAVGDGANDLPMISIAGLGIAFHAKPKVKENAKQSISTIGLDGILYFLGYKDSYLDEQM; this is encoded by the coding sequence ATGGGACAAAAAGACGAAATTATACTATTAAATATAAATGGAGCCGACCGTCCGGGTGTCACTGCCGCCCTTACAGAGATCTTAGCTAAAAATAATGCGGCTATCCTCGATATCGGTCAGGCCGACATTCACAATAACTTATCATTGGGTATTCTGTTCCAAAGTTGCGAAGGAAATTCGGGAGATATCCTGAAAGAATTACTTTTCAAAAGCTATGAATTGGATGTAAATGTCCGCTTTAACCCGATCACGGAACAAGATTACAGAAAGTGGGTCGATATGCAGGGTAAGAACCGGTATATCATTACTATTTTGGGACGAAAGCTGACAGCCAGGCAAATTGCAGGAGTAACCCGTATTGTCGCTGACCAGGGAATGAACATCGACGACATCAAGCGTCTGACCGGTCGTATCCCCCTGGATGAAGATGCCCGTACTCCTAAAGCCAGTGTTGAATTCTCCGTCCGTGGCACGCCTTGTGACAAAGAATTGATGAAAGCGGAGTTCATGAAACTTTCAGCCGAACAGGTGATGGATATTTCTTTTCAGGAAGACAGTATGTACCGCCGTATGCGTCGCCTTATTTGTTTCGATATGGACTCGACGCTTATTGAAACAGAGGTAATCGACGAACTGGCAGTACGTGCCGGTGTCGGTGACCAGGTAAAGGCTATCACAGAATCGGCTATGCGCGGAGAGATTGATTTCAGTGAAAGTTTCCGCCAGCGTTGTTCATTGTTGAAAGGGCTGGATGTGTCTGTGATGCAGGAGATTGCAGAAAACCTGCCTATAACGGAAGGGGTCGACCGTCTGATGCGCATCCTCAAAAAGGTAGGATTCAAGATCGCTATTCTTTCCGGTGGATTCACTTATTTCGGTAACTACCTGAAGCAAAAGTACAATATAGACTATGTATATGCCAACGAGCTTGAAGTCGAGAACGGTAAGTTGACAGGCCGTTATGTAGGAGATATTGTCGATGGCAAACGAAAAGCCGAATTACTCCGGTTGATCGCCCAGGTTGAAAACGTAGATATCCGCCAGACCGTAGCTGTCGGCGATGGTGCGAACGACTTGCCTATGATCAGCATAGCCGGACTGGGCATTGCTTTCCATGCCAAACCGAAAGTAAAAGAAAACGCCAAACAGTCGATCTCCACGATCGGACTGGATGGTATTTTATATTTCCTGGGATACAAAGATTCCTATTTGGACGAACAAATGTAA